One Ignavibacteriota bacterium DNA window includes the following coding sequences:
- a CDS encoding substrate-binding domain-containing protein — MIRTLSLLGLCACCLFVSFSCAPKEGKKTTKVIGVSLLNRGHLFYKDLEEGLIREAEKSGYELIVTSADFDLGKQISQIEDFVARKVDAIVLCPVDSRGVGPGVLTATQAGIPVFTADIAAENAPVVCHIASDNVAGGRLAGEYMAKMLGGKGAVAIINQPVVTSVLDRVQGFRDVLAQYPGITVVADVNGQGVRDRALQAAADVLQAQQGLRGIFGINDDSALGALDACEQFRRSDLVIVGYDATPPARDAILRGSPLKADVVQYPDKIGSATIEMIRKHFAGETVPKVFPVEVGLVDAAQLAATK, encoded by the coding sequence ATGATCCGCACTCTGTCGCTCCTCGGCCTCTGCGCCTGCTGTCTGTTTGTGTCGTTTTCCTGCGCTCCGAAGGAGGGGAAAAAAACGACGAAGGTGATCGGTGTGTCGCTGCTGAATCGCGGACATCTCTTCTACAAGGATCTGGAGGAAGGCCTGATCCGCGAGGCCGAGAAGTCGGGCTACGAACTGATCGTCACATCCGCCGACTTTGATCTCGGCAAACAGATCTCGCAGATCGAGGATTTTGTCGCGCGCAAAGTGGATGCGATAGTGTTGTGTCCCGTGGACTCGCGCGGTGTGGGTCCGGGTGTACTCACCGCCACGCAGGCGGGCATCCCCGTGTTTACGGCCGACATCGCCGCCGAAAACGCGCCCGTGGTGTGCCACATCGCATCCGACAACGTGGCGGGCGGCCGTCTTGCGGGCGAGTACATGGCGAAAATGCTGGGCGGCAAGGGTGCGGTGGCAATCATCAATCAGCCGGTGGTGACGTCCGTGCTCGACCGCGTGCAGGGCTTCCGCGACGTGCTCGCGCAGTATCCCGGCATCACCGTGGTGGCCGACGTCAACGGGCAGGGCGTGCGCGACCGCGCGCTGCAGGCCGCGGCCGACGTACTGCAGGCGCAGCAGGGCCTGCGCGGCATCTTCGGCATCAACGACGACTCGGCGCTCGGCGCGCTCGACGCATGTGAGCAGTTCCGCCGCAGCGACCTCGTGATCGTGGGCTACGATGCAACGCCGCCCGCGCGCGACGCCATTCTGCGCGGATCACCGCTCAAGGCCGACGTGGTGCAGTATCCCGATAAAATCGGCAGCGCGACCATCGAGATGATACGCAAACATTTTGCAGGCGAGACCGTGCCGAAAGTGTTTCCGGTGGAAGTGGGACTGGTGGACGCCGCGCAGCTTGCCGCGACAAAATGA
- a CDS encoding sugar ABC transporter ATP-binding protein codes for MQGIGKSYPGVRALDDVHIDLYAGEIHCLVGENGAGKSTLMGILSGGIVRTAGSIRFEGREASIDSPAASQRLGIGMIHQESRLVPALSVAENMLLGDEPRSAGFFIDRSVLRTRARAALELLGEEFDPDCPVERLGSAERQIVEIAKALTRDLRVLVLDEPTAALTEREKTRLFGILRALREKGTGIFYISHRLEEIFEIGDRITVLRDGRVVAGSAVADADRPRLIRWMVGRDIEQEYPKESVEAGAELLVLDTVSTATLRDISFTLKEGEVLGVAGLIGSGKLELSRLLYGVEPGLSGSMTLGGRSYAPRTPAAALQAGLALLTEDRNTLGVFPNLPVRANITISTLTRHVRGRLLRASLEDAAARAASERYRIKPSDIESPVTALSGGNRQKVVLARAMETEARVLVFHEPTAGVDVGAKFEIYTHIVSLARAGKGVVMISSDLPELLGMCDRVLVLSRGRVAGTLERAEATQETVMALATRTFEDGRT; via the coding sequence ATGCAGGGCATCGGGAAGAGTTATCCCGGCGTGCGCGCGCTCGACGACGTACACATCGATCTGTACGCGGGCGAAATTCACTGCCTGGTGGGGGAGAACGGCGCGGGGAAATCGACATTGATGGGCATACTGTCCGGCGGCATTGTGCGCACCGCGGGCAGCATCCGTTTTGAAGGGCGCGAGGCGAGTATCGATTCGCCCGCCGCATCGCAGCGGCTCGGCATCGGCATGATCCATCAGGAATCGCGGCTGGTGCCCGCATTGAGTGTGGCCGAGAACATGCTGCTGGGCGACGAACCACGCAGCGCGGGATTTTTTATCGATCGATCCGTCTTGCGGACGCGCGCGCGCGCGGCCCTGGAATTACTGGGCGAGGAATTCGATCCCGACTGTCCCGTCGAGCGACTCGGAAGCGCGGAACGGCAGATCGTGGAAATCGCCAAGGCCCTGACGCGTGACTTGCGTGTGCTGGTGCTCGACGAACCGACCGCGGCCCTGACCGAGCGCGAGAAGACCCGCCTCTTCGGCATACTGCGGGCACTGCGTGAAAAGGGCACGGGCATCTTTTACATCTCGCACCGCCTCGAGGAAATTTTCGAAATCGGCGACCGTATCACCGTGCTGCGCGACGGCCGTGTGGTGGCGGGCAGTGCCGTGGCCGATGCGGACCGCCCCCGCCTCATCCGCTGGATGGTGGGCCGCGACATCGAACAGGAATATCCGAAGGAAAGTGTCGAGGCCGGCGCCGAACTGCTTGTGCTCGACACCGTGTCCACCGCCACACTGCGCGACATCTCGTTCACGCTGAAAGAGGGCGAGGTGCTGGGTGTGGCGGGACTCATCGGCAGCGGCAAACTGGAACTGTCGCGTCTGTTGTACGGCGTCGAACCCGGACTCTCCGGATCCATGACGCTCGGCGGACGGTCCTACGCGCCCAGAACGCCCGCTGCCGCGCTGCAGGCGGGTCTCGCGCTGTTGACCGAGGACCGCAACACCCTCGGCGTATTCCCGAATCTGCCCGTGCGCGCAAACATCACCATCAGCACGCTCACACGCCACGTGCGCGGACGCCTGCTGCGCGCCTCGCTCGAAGACGCGGCGGCGCGGGCGGCCAGCGAAAGATATCGGATCAAACCCTCCGATATAGAATCGCCGGTCACCGCCCTGAGCGGCGGGAACCGGCAGAAAGTGGTACTCGCTCGCGCGATGGAGACCGAGGCGCGTGTGCTCGTGTTTCACGAGCCGACCGCGGGAGTGGACGTGGGCGCGAAGTTCGAGATCTACACACACATCGTGTCGCTCGCGCGCGCGGGCAAGGGCGTGGTGATGATCTCGTCGGATCTGCCCGAACTGCTCGGCATGTGCGACCGTGTGCTGGTGTTGAGCAGGGGACGTGTGGCGGGCACGCTCGAGCGGGCCGAGGCCACGCAGGAAACCGTGATGGCGCTCGCCACGCGCACATTCGAGGACGGACGGACATGA
- the rbsC gene encoding ribose ABC transporter permease (functions to transport ribose at high affinity; forms a complex with RbsA2C2B): protein MNDTTRAARLGALVSRYGIAVAFLLEVLIFVQLTPYFLTADNLLNVSLQASINAIIAAGMTFVILTAGIDLSVGSVVALAGIVAASVCKIDLPFPMNLALGIAAGTAFGAVSGFAAGGIVTRFRITPFIATLALMTVWRGLAFVWTDGRPVWELPQEFAQIGSGRLAGIPVPALIMVLVFVVSHVVLTRTRFGRYVYAVGGNEEAARLAGLSPARILTAVYAVSGTLAAVSGVLLASRMNSGQPNAGIMYELDAIAAVVVGGTSLQGGRGTMIGTIIGALLIAVLRNGLNLLNVSSYLQQVIVGVVIVLATMLDRRRN, encoded by the coding sequence ATGAACGACACCACACGCGCGGCGCGCCTGGGCGCCCTCGTCAGCCGCTACGGCATCGCCGTGGCCTTCCTGCTCGAGGTGCTGATCTTTGTGCAGCTCACGCCCTATTTCCTCACGGCGGACAATCTGTTGAACGTGTCCCTGCAGGCCTCGATCAACGCGATCATCGCGGCGGGCATGACGTTTGTGATTCTCACGGCGGGCATCGATCTGTCCGTGGGCTCCGTGGTCGCGCTTGCGGGCATCGTTGCCGCAAGTGTGTGCAAGATCGACCTGCCGTTCCCGATGAACCTCGCGCTGGGCATCGCGGCGGGCACGGCCTTCGGCGCTGTGTCGGGCTTCGCCGCGGGCGGCATCGTGACACGATTCCGTATCACGCCGTTCATCGCGACTCTTGCGCTGATGACCGTGTGGCGCGGCCTGGCGTTTGTATGGACCGACGGACGTCCCGTATGGGAACTGCCACAGGAGTTTGCGCAGATAGGCAGCGGACGCCTCGCAGGCATCCCCGTGCCCGCACTGATCATGGTGCTCGTATTCGTTGTGTCGCATGTGGTGCTGACACGCACCCGCTTCGGGCGTTACGTGTACGCCGTGGGTGGCAACGAGGAAGCCGCGCGTCTTGCGGGTCTGTCGCCCGCGCGTATTCTCACCGCCGTGTACGCGGTCAGCGGCACACTCGCCGCGGTGAGCGGCGTGTTGCTCGCCTCGCGCATGAACTCGGGTCAGCCCAACGCGGGCATCATGTACGAACTCGACGCCATCGCCGCCGTCGTGGTCGGCGGCACCAGTCTGCAGGGCGGCCGCGGCACGATGATCGGCACCATCATCGGCGCGCTCCTCATCGCCGTCCTCCGCAACGGCCTGAATCTGCTGAACGTATCGAGCTACCTCCAGCAGGTGATCGTAGGGGTGGTGATTGTACTCGCCACGATGCTGGATCGGAGGAGGAACTAG
- a CDS encoding aromatic amino acid lyase, whose translation MSIVIDGSHLTIDQLVAIARHNEEVVLDTAARGRIAACRAMLDAKIEAHEIMYGINTGIGEFSEIVLNDEQVQEFQKYLIYNHAAGIGEPAPIEYVRGAMAGRINVHAHGNSGCRPEITETLVALLNAGVTPVVCQKGSVGACGDLAPMSQVALLMMGEGEAWYKGERLPSRVAMERAGIPIPGLHARDGLATINGSNLLTAMSAIHLYDMNRLLKQAEIATAMSLEGLLANLKPYDTRLHELRGFAGAVRSAAAIRKCIEGSDLQTGKIKTKVQDAYSMRSTPQVIGAAHDAIAHAWKQVEIELNGVGDNPIFLPESNLTLTGANFQGTPVALPMDMAGAAMTMVCVLSERRLNRLLNPALSVGLPAFLTKGAGMFSGLMLSQYTADSLIVEQRILSAPASIQSIPAAADQEDFVSMGMNTAIKNAQIVDNACGVLGIEFIAAAQALDFRDFTPGLGVRAAKAIVRRHVAHLDTDRPLYPDHTTMQHVVRSCEILDAVEAAVGSLG comes from the coding sequence ATGTCCATCGTCATCGACGGTTCCCATCTCACGATCGACCAGCTCGTCGCCATCGCGCGTCACAATGAAGAAGTAGTGCTCGATACCGCCGCGCGCGGACGCATCGCCGCCTGCCGCGCCATGCTGGATGCCAAGATCGAGGCACACGAAATCATGTACGGCATCAACACGGGCATCGGGGAATTCTCGGAGATTGTGCTCAACGACGAGCAGGTGCAGGAGTTCCAGAAATACCTCATCTACAATCACGCCGCGGGCATCGGCGAACCCGCGCCCATCGAATACGTGCGCGGCGCCATGGCCGGACGTATCAACGTGCACGCACACGGCAACTCGGGCTGCCGGCCCGAGATCACCGAGACGCTGGTGGCGCTGTTAAACGCCGGTGTGACGCCGGTGGTGTGCCAGAAGGGATCCGTGGGCGCCTGCGGCGACCTTGCGCCGATGTCGCAGGTGGCGCTGCTGATGATGGGTGAAGGCGAGGCCTGGTACAAGGGCGAGCGCCTGCCGTCGCGTGTGGCGATGGAGCGCGCGGGCATCCCCATTCCCGGCTTACACGCGCGCGACGGACTCGCAACCATCAACGGCTCGAACCTGCTCACCGCGATGAGCGCCATACATCTGTACGACATGAACCGCCTGCTGAAACAGGCCGAGATCGCCACGGCGATGTCGCTCGAGGGTCTGCTGGCCAACCTCAAACCCTACGACACGCGCCTGCACGAGCTGCGCGGCTTTGCGGGCGCGGTGCGCAGCGCGGCCGCGATACGCAAGTGTATCGAGGGCAGCGATCTGCAGACCGGCAAGATCAAGACAAAGGTGCAGGACGCCTACTCGATGCGTTCGACGCCGCAGGTGATAGGCGCCGCACACGACGCCATCGCGCATGCGTGGAAACAGGTCGAGATCGAACTCAACGGCGTGGGCGACAATCCGATATTCCTGCCCGAATCGAATCTGACCCTGACCGGCGCCAACTTCCAGGGCACACCCGTGGCGCTGCCGATGGACATGGCCGGCGCGGCGATGACCATGGTGTGTGTGCTCTCGGAGCGCCGCCTCAACCGCCTGCTCAATCCCGCGCTCAGCGTCGGACTCCCCGCCTTCCTCACAAAGGGCGCGGGCATGTTCTCGGGCCTCATGCTCAGCCAGTACACCGCCGATTCCCTCATCGTCGAGCAGCGCATACTCTCCGCGCCCGCGTCGATACAGTCCATCCCCGCCGCGGCCGACCAGGAGGACTTCGTCTCGATGGGCATGAACACCGCCATCAAAAACGCACAGATCGTCGACAACGCCTGCGGCGTGCTCGGCATCGAGTTCATCGCCGCCGCGCAGGCCCTCGACTTCCGCGACTTCACGCCCGGCCTCGGCGTCCGCGCCGCCAAAGCCATCGTCCGCCGCCACGTCGCCCACCTCGACACCGACCGCCCCCTCTACCCCGACCACACCACTATGCAGCACGTCGTCCGCTCCTGCGAAATCCTCGACGCCGTTGAGGCAGCGGTGGGATCGCTCGGCTAG